AGAACCCGGTGAGCGCCCCCATGAGCATCATGCCTTCCTGCCCGAGGTTGATCACCCCGGCGCGTTCGGCAAGCACCTCCCCCTGAGCCGCGAGGAGCACGGCCATGGAGGACTTGAAGGTCAGGGTGAGGAGGAATGCGAGATCGTTCATGGAGGGCAACCCTTTAGCATGTGAGGCGGCGCTTTCCAAGAGCGGTTATGCCCCGCATCCGGGGCATGCGGGCCGGAGTGGGAGAGCGCTGCGGCGTCTGCGTTCCCAGGCTCGATTGGCGCGGGGCCATCTGGCTCAGCGGACGGATCAATGAGACGTCCCGATCAGGGGGATCATCTCGAACGGGGTGTACAGGTCGGAGTCCATGTGCAGCTTTTCGCGCATGCTTTCCAGGTACGGGCAGTTGTAGGTTACGTGGGTCAGCTCGAAAGGCAGGACGCCCTTGGAGCACACCGCGATCAGCTTGAACGCGAAGAAAACCGGGTATGATTTTCTGATGTCCTCGGGATAACTCACGATTATGGGCGGCTTGTCCGGGTGGCGGGCGGCAAGTTCCACGGGGGGAAAGCTGACCTGCTTCACCTCCTTGCCCTGGCTCAGGCGCAGGAACGAGACCTTGTCGGGGATGTCCAGGTAGAACTTCTCGATGTTGAGGCCCCCGATAACCAGGAGCTCCGCCAGGCTGGCCGGGGTGTACCAGCGCAGGTGGCCGGTGTGCCACAGGCCGGGGCCGTAGTGGAAGCGCCCGCGCATGATCTCATACTGGAGCTCCCAGTACTGGATGTTGGGGGTGGACAC
This genomic window from Fundidesulfovibrio putealis DSM 16056 contains:
- a CDS encoding class I SAM-dependent methyltransferase; protein product: MLDTAALTDYIIENTAFRRNVYTMIPDGASSILDFGSGAGGLILRLKRDKGCTDLHALEINREDAIRLAPLVDHVWCLDYEKGDTLPPEYKGYFKYIILHDVVEHLYDPWVTLSRIRELLAEDGLLIVSTPNIQYWELQYEIMRGRFHYGPGLWHTGHLRWYTPASLAELLVIGGLNIEKFYLDIPDKVSFLRLSQGKEVKQVSFPPVELAARHPDKPPIIVSYPEDIRKSYPVFFAFKLIAVCSKGVLPFELTHVTYNCPYLESMREKLHMDSDLYTPFEMIPLIGTSH